TTGCTTTTGGATCATTAATTTTGGTAACGACACTATCTAAGATAAATTCTATCTTCGGATTTTTCTTCGCTTTGGCTAGTAAATTATCATCCGCACGAAACTCTTGGCGACGATGAACTAAATAAACTTTATTAACAAATTTAGTTAAGTATAGAGCTTCTTCTAAAGCAGCATAGCCCCCACCAACAACGAGAATATCTTTATTTTTAAATAAAGCCCCATCACAAACAGCACAGTAAGATACACCACGCCCATATAATTCTAACTCACCAGGAACACCAATTTTTCTTTCAACTGTTCCAGTGGCAATAATTACAACCTTACTTAATAAAATTTTGCCTGAAAATAATTTTAATTCAAATAAATTAGAATCAATTTGTTTAGTTATATTTACAACCCGGTCCCCAAGATAAGGAATATTTAAGTTTTGGGTTTGCATAAACATTTTCATTGATAACTCCGGTCCTTGTATACTATCAAACCCAGGATAATTTTCAATTTCACTTGTTTTGGTCATTTTTCCCCCGGGGGCCCCTTTTTCAATCATGGCAATTTTAGCCATTGCGCGGGCTCCATAAATGGCAGCTGTCATTCCTCCCGGTCCAGCACCTATAATTAGAATATCATAAATATCATTAGTATTGTTTTTCATACAATCATCCTCCTTGTCGTCATTTATAAACAGAAATATATTGAGCAAAAATAATTAATAAAATTCCAAATAGAATAAAAAATCCAATTACAATAAAATCTAACACTGGCATATTAGTTAGAAAGAGATCATCACCAGTTCGCTGGGTTTCAAGAATAATCCGAATTAAATTATAACCCGCAACATATAAACCAGCCTGGACACCACACCGTAAAATAATTAACCGGTGCGGGTTTTCAACTTTTTCTAACTCCCGATGGTCAGCTTTAATAATTTGCTGCAATCGTGCTCACTTATATTTAAAATAATTAATGACAAGTTCTTTTTTTGTCATTCGACTTTTATTTTTAAAATAAATTTTTTTTAAGTTAACTTCGTTACCTAAATTTTTAACAACCATTGGGTCAATCTTAAGATCATAATATCATTTATCCCAAACACCCTTATATGATAATGTTGTAAATGCTGGTTCTTCTTTTTTAAATTTTTGATAATAACTATATTTAAAAATTAACGGTGCCGCCACTACAATAATTAATCATAAAATAACATTAGCAAATGATTCATATAAGAAAATTGGTTGAAAATATTGCACGTGGGCAAAATCGGTTGGGTCTACTCCCAAGTCAAAACCTGGAATCCCAACAGCTTTCGTTGGATAAAACGGATCTGGAATTGGGTTTGGAACATACCACTTAAACATATTATCACGAATAAAGGCTGGTAACCACATTAAACTTTCGCGCGAAGTTGGAGCGCCCATTACTTCGTGGTTAAAAAAATTCCCTCATCTTCCTAAGGATTGTGCTAATAAAATATGGGGAATAATTAAGTCAGCATAGACTCAAATTGAGATATTTGTGCGTCGTGACTCATAATAAAACCAACCTCAACCAGCAAAGAGACCAAATAATAATCCCCCATGAATGCTCATTCCGGGCAATCAAAATTCTAATAACTCATAAAACGGCACTGGATGATCCGGATCTAATTTTCCAAAAATACTAGCTCCAAATAAGGATAAGGGGACTAAAATAAAAATTCCAATATATAACCCCTGGGTTGGGATTTTCCGTTGGTGAAATTTTCACCATGTTATTAAAATTACAATTACAAAACCACAGAATATTAAAAATCAATATGGTCGAAATCAATTAGCATATGTATCGCGAGCAATTCATGTGCTTAAATTCAAAAGCTAACTCCTCCTTAAATTTATTTTGTTAGATTATCGTGTAAACGATTCTGCAGGATTTTGGTCGAAGAAATCCCCGCTTCTTCTAATTTTAACTTCGCAACGGCTGTTTCAACAAGTTCACTAACATTCCGTCCATAAGTAACGGGGATGGTGATGGTTGGCACTAAACTATCAAAGATTTTAATAAATTGATATTCAGAACCTAATCGATCAATTGATTTATATTCTTCATCATCAAGATGGATTAGTTCAACAATTAGGTCAATTCTGGTTTCTTCTAATAAAACTTGGAGTCCATAAATTTTACTTAAATCAATGATCCCCAATCCCCGCACTTCAATTAAATTTTTTAATATTTCATGGGAACGGCCATAAATCTTATTATTTTTTTGCATCAACAGAATGCGATCATCACCAACAAATAAGTGGTTTTTTTTAACAAGTTCTAAGGTCATCTCTGATTTACCAATTCCCGACTTTCCTTTTAGTAAGACACCTTTCCCAAAAACATTTACTAAAGAAGCATGTTCTTCGGTAACGGGGGCAAAATATTCATCAAAAAATTCTAATAATAATTGATAAATCCGACTAGTTGGCATGTTCGGAGCCCTTACCACAGGACATTGATGTTCATTGGCAATTTTAATTAATAAATCATCATTAAACTTATCAGTTAAAATAATCATTGGGATATGCTCATTTAAAATAAACTCATAACGTTGAATTCTTGTTGGCTGGTCTAATGTGGAAATATATAAATATTCTTTATGCGATAATAAAATTACTCGGCGATTAGTATTATCCTTTTCAGGGTCAAACCCAGAAAGTTCTAAGCCAGCCCGGTTAATTCCATACACTTTAATCTCACGTTCTAAACTATTTTCACCAGCTAAAACTTGATAATTAAAATTCTTAATAATATCTTTAACCACTAATTTACGCATTTTTAATTCCTCCGATGTCCTTTAATTAATAATAACATATTCAATATTAATAATTTCGCTTTTTAAAAATAGTTTTAAAGAAAAAAATAAGTTATCAAACTTATTTTATTGGGCTTCAATTTCAATAATAATATCACGCAACTCAGCTGCTTTTTCAAAATCTAATTTTTCACTAGCCTGGTACATTTCTTTTCGTAAATCATTCAATAAGGCTTCTTTCGCTGTTTTGTATTCTTTGGAATTTTTATTTTTAATTTTATGTAATTTATTATCACGAATTTTGATGCTAGTATAGTCACGAATTGGTTTAATAATAGTTTGCGGTTTAATTTCATTCATAATATTGTAGTCATTTTGAATGCTACGACGACGAAGAGTTTCTTTCATTGCTTTTTCCATCGCATCCGAAATCCGATCGGCATATAAAATAACATGCCCATTAGCATTCCGTGCAGCCCGCCCAATTGTTTGAATTAAACTTCGTTCATTTCTTAAAAATCCTTGTTTATCCGCGTCTAAAATACAAATTAACGAAACTTCTGGAATATCAATCCCTTCCCGAATTAAGTTAACTCCAACAATACAATCATAAACTCCCTTACGAAGTTCTAGTAAAATTTGACTGCGTTCTAATGTTTTTAATTCACTGTGCAGATAAGCTACTTTAATATTTTGTTCTTGTAAATAACTTGTTAAATCCTCTGACATCCGAATTGTTAAAGTTGTAATAAATACCCGCTCATTTTTTTCTCTTCGTAACTTAATTTGGGCAATAATATCATCAATTTGCCCGGCAGTTGGTTTAACTTCGACAGTGGGGTCTAATAAACCCGTTGGGCGAATAATTTGTTGGGTTACTTGGTTATTTACTAATTCTAATTCATAATCACCCGGGGTTGCCGAAATATATACAATATTTTTTAACTTTTGGTTAAACTCATCAAAGTTTAACGGGCGATTATCCAAAGCACTTGGTAGACGAAAACCATAATTAACTAAGGTTTCTTTCCGACTACGATCAGTATTATACATCGCTCTAATTTGTGGAAGGGTCATGTGGGATTCATCAATGATTGTTAAAAAGTCAGGACCAAAATAATCAATTAAAGTATATGGTGGTTCACCTGGTTGACGTAAATCTAAATGACGTGAATAGTTTTCAATTCCTGAACAAATTCCGGTTTCACGTAAAGCATCTAAATCATATTCCGTACGTTGTTCTAGTCTAGTGGCTTCCAATATTTTTCCCTCGCTCCGTAACTCTGCTAATCGTTCTTGAAGTTCTTTTTCAATATTTTCAATAGCAATTTTCATCCGTTCGGGACTAGTAATATAATCTTGCGCGGGAAAAATTGTTAAGTTTGTCAATTTTTGAATAACATCTCCAGTTAACCCATCAACAACTGAAATATCATCAATTTCATCACCAAACAAATCTAACCGAATAAAATTTTTCATATTTCATCCCGGCACAATCTTAATAACATCTCCTTTAGCACTAAACGTTCCGGGAATTAATTCAATATCATTTCGTGTATATCCAGAACCGACTAAATAAGCTGCTAATTCTTTTTTACTTAAAACTTGGTTCCGTTTTAATTCAAAGAATGATTTACGATACTCACGAGGATCTTGGGCCCCATAAATTGCCGCGACTGAAGCAACCACAATAACATCTTTCGTTGTTGAAAGGGCATTTAAGGCGCTTAAGCGCATCATATCTAATTCCATATTTTGTTTAGCATCTTTATCGATATACAAATCCTTACTAGGAACATAAGCTTCTGGCTGGTAAAAATCAAAATTACTAACAAAATACTCCACGCGGTTATCGGGAAACAACTCTTTTAGTTCGACATATAATTGCATTGCTAACGTTTTATTATGGGCCATTACTAAAGTTGGTTTATTAACTTGATTAATAACATTAGCCATCGTAAAAGTTTTTCCCGTTCCCGTTGCTCCTAATAAAACTTGATGGCGTTTATTCGTAAGCACTCCTGCAGTAATTTCCTTAATTGCAACTGGTTGGTCACCAGATGGTTTATAATCTGATACTAATTTAAACATTTTTCTCACCTGTTTCTTAATATTATTTTATACCAATTATAAAAAATTATCTCTTCCTTTAAAAAGATAAAAAAGATGCTTATGAAAACATCTTTAAACTTATAAAATATTCGAATTAATATTACTAATCGGTAAAATTGCTGCTGACCAAAAGAAATTAGCATAGTCATCAGGGTTTGCTTTATCGCCACCTTTGACTAAAATTGGGACTTTACTTGTCACTAAGTAATAACCTTGTAAAATCTTTTTCATATCGGCATTTGCTTTGGCTTTGGCAATCATACTTTCGTTCATAAATTCATTAGTTGGTAAACTTGCTTGTTTTAACTGCAATAGCTCACCCTCCGGGTTAGGCATAATTCGGGCGAAGCATCCCTGAACTCCGGCCTCTTCATGTTTAGTATTACCAATTGTTGTTGCAGCATATACTGCTACGGCAATTGTATTAGCCGCGGTCGTTCCAAAGTCATCGTTTCCCCATGGATTTAGTTTTTCCATTGAATCATACTTTGGTCATTGGTTTGGTTTTGGTTGATCCGGGTCGGTTGGATTATCTTGATAATTATATTCAAAGATAAACTTCCCATCTTTTTCGGTATATACAAAACTATATTGTAAAAAATTATTTACTTTCGCAATGACAACGGGAGAAGCAGTTTTCACAAATTGATTATTACCAGGAAAATTAAATTGTTCTGTCTGTTTACAAGCAACTAAACTAGTTGCACTAGTAGCAACAATACTTAAACTCATTAATGATAATAAAATTCTTTTCATTGACACTCCTCCTCTAATCCTCAATTGCATTCCGCTCTAATTTTCGTAGTTGTCGTTTTGATAATTTTGTATATGAATATTTTTCGTTATGGGTTTTATTTAAAATTTCTTTTACTTTAGCTTTAATTTGTTGTTTTTGCTCTTCTTTTAAAATCAGAAGAACACTTCGTTTGCGAGCATATTCTTGCGTTGATTCCACTTGGCCCATCGCATCAAAGATAATCCCAATTCTTCGAGTTCCATAACGGGCATGCAAGAATCGTACATGTAGCACGGTAAGGGCTAAAATAATAAAGAAAGTAGCAATTGCTAATAAAATTAAACAATTAATAATAATATCGACCTGGTAGTAATGGATTTGTCCAACTCCAGCCCCAATTCCATAAATAATTTCACCCATACTATGCATTCCGTAAGTAAATGGCATAATATTTGATAACCCATTATAGAAATCATTAGCCATAAAGGCTGGGAATAAGATTCATCCACAAGCAAAGTTAAGCATTAAGAAGACTAAGTTTGCAACCCGCGAGCCAACCTCATCAGGAATGGCAAATCAAATTCCCGTGACAATAAAGGTTAAGATAAATCCCATAAAGATTACAAATAGGTATAATAATCAAAATGAAGAGCCTAAAGTGGTGAAACCAATTGCTAACAACATCAACATTAGAATTGTTATTTGAATAAAAGTGTTAACTTGGAATATTAATAATTTTGATAAATAATATTGGTAAAACCTTGTATTTGGCGTACGCGATCGACGATTATAAATAACAGTGGAAGCAAAAATACCAATATAAGTAGCAATTAAAATGAATGCTTGTCCAAGTCCGATTCCATACTCACTATATTGTTTTCCAACTAGTTCGAATGGCATATCAAAGATACCACCAAGGGTTTTTCCATTATCAATAAAATTACCCATTGCATTAACAAAATCATTATAGTTCATTATCGCAGTAGTATAATCTATGCTTGTTATTTTTTGTGTAACCGGGTTAATTTTTCATACATATGGAGGCGGTATTTTTGTCCCTGATAAACTATTTGAATGAAATAAATTGTTAATAATTGGCGGAATAGAAATTGGTAAAATCCCGGTAAATAAACGGTAAATTTCATCAGAAATAGTTGGACTAATCAATCCATCTGATACTGTTAAATCTAAAATTCTTTTTAAAGCTTCAGCACGAGGAAAAACTGTTTGTAGTTGAACAATAACACCTTTATAAGTGACCGGAGGAATTAACCTCGAGTCTAAAAATTCTAAAAAGAAACGGTTAATATCAGATTCTTCAACAGTTCTAGTTCAGCTACCATCAAAATTTTGTTCATAATAACTAAATAAAGTAAATAAAGTTGTTGATAAAAGTTGGGGTGCAATTGTCGCTGCTAAGGTTGAAGAAATGTTCTGATAAAAATCCGTAATCATTCCACTCGCAAAGTTATGACGAAAAGTTCCCCATAAACTAATTTTATTAGTTTTATATCATTTTAGTTCTTGAATAATTTTTCCCGATAGTAACTTGGGATCTAACGTATGTTCAGGATTTTTATCGTTACAAATGCCACTACTATCAAAACCATCAAAACAAGTAAAATTTGCTTTATTCATATTAATTAACAATGATGTTAAGTGCTGAGTAAATCCGCGGGGAATTCTAATCTGTACTCAATATTTGTTATCTAATTCTTCGGGATTCCCGCGATAACGGACATAGTCACCTTCAACTTGGCCAACTTTTAAATCATATTTAAAACGATTAGTATTTGGATTATAAAAGTTTAACTTTGTAATTGCCTCATCTGTGACACTAGTATAATAACCATTTTTCCCAACCATTTGGGCTGATGCACGACAGTCTTCTTGAGTATAGGCAGTATAATCGTAGTCAATACTTTGGGCATTTAACAACGATGTTGTGTGGGGCCCGCTGCCATTTGGATCATTATCATTTTTATAAATCATACAAACATTATCATCTTGGTTGATAATTGCCATCGGAATTCGTTGTAAATTTGAATATGGATCAAAGAAGGCTCAAATATAGAAGAACCCATAAATAAAGGTAATGAAACACCCAATGATAGCTATCACCCGGTTAAACGGTTTTTCCACAAAAAAGGCACGGAGTTCATCTTTTAAAATTGTTCGAAATTTAGGTTTTCCTTCATTTCGTAATTTAGTTTTATATTCTTCATTTTTCATAATTAAGTTCTCCTTCCTTTCTATGCTATCCCTTCGCGGGCATCATCATAAACATAATTACTTTTAATCCGTGTTAAATTCATTAAATACTTATTGTATTTATATTTATTTTTAATACGGTCTTTTTGATGCTCAACAATTGATTTTAGTTCTTCTTCTAAAACTTGAATTTCATTTACAATTTCGCTAATTTTATGGTTTGCTTTTTTAACTTTAATGTTATAGTTATCATCTTTCATTAATGAAGCTAATTTTTGATTTTTTGCTTTCTCAATATTGATTGTTTCTAATTGTTTATTTAATTTAATGATTTTTTCTTCAATAAAACGGTTAATAATTAAACTTGATTCTTTTAACGCAGTTACTTGGTCTTTTATTTTTAATAATTTATTTTCATATTTTTTAGTAAGATGTTCAGTTGCTTTATTATTTCTTTGCAAATCATTTAATTGTTCTTTAATAATATTATATTCAATAATTAACTTATTGATTTTTACTTCATTTGGACTATCAAATAAAGTTTTTGTTGTTGAAGCAGTTAAATCAGCAATTTTCTTTTTCGTATAGATCAATTCTTGTTTTAACTTAATCCCTTTTACCTTAACTTTTCAGTCACTTGTATTCCCACTTGCTAAAGTATCATACTCTGTTTTCATCGTATTATATTTAGCAGTTAAACTACGAATTCTTTCAATATTGGGATTTGCTTTTAATTCCATAATTTCTTGGCGGTCTTTTTTAATTTTCTCCACTAACTTATTAATTTTTCGTTTTAATTTTGTTACTTTTTTCTGATCATGGGCCGAATTAGTAATCTCTACTTTTTGGCTTAAAATATTATAGCGTTGGTTAATAATTTCAAAACGATCACGGAGAGTCACTAAATTTGATTCTAACTTCTTAATTCGAACAACCGCGGGATCTTTATATAAATTACTAATCTTATCTTCTAATAATTTAATTTTCTTGTTCCGGTTAATTTTATCAATATACTCTTTAATTAAGGTTGTATATTTAATATCTAAGTTATTAATAACACGACGACTTTGGGCAAAGTTTTCTGTTTCGTTAATATTGTTCATTGCTAAATAAATTTCTTTTAACTTAAAGGTTCCATAAATGTCAATCCGACGATAAACATATGATGTTGCTAATCCTAGTGCTAAGAAAAAGGCAAAGAATAAACAAATAATTCCAAATGATGAAAGAATTTGGTCATTATAATTACTTATAATTCCCTCGTTAGAAGCCACCCCATACACAATGTTACTTAACCCTCGAATTGTGTAAGTAAACGGTACGATATAACTAATTCCTTCAAAGAATTTATTCTGTAAGATAGCTGGGAAACTTCCCCCCCCGGCTGCTAAATTGAAAACAGTATACATAATACACAAGAACCGCCCACTATTAACATCTGGTAAACAATACCAGAGTGCCTGGGTGATGGTTGTTAGCACCGTGGCGGTAATAACCATCCACATTAGCATGTAAAGAATTGGTGAACCTAAATTACCATAACCAACTGCTAATAAACCAATAAATAACAACAAGACCTGGGCATAAGAAGTCATAATCATAGTTACTC
The sequence above is drawn from the Spiroplasma eriocheiris genome and encodes:
- the trxB gene encoding thioredoxin-disulfide reductase, giving the protein MKNNTNDIYDILIIGAGPGGMTAAIYGARAMAKIAMIEKGAPGGKMTKTSEIENYPGFDSIQGPELSMKMFMQTQNLNIPYLGDRVVNITKQIDSNLFELKLFSGKILLSKVVIIATGTVERKIGVPGELELYGRGVSYCAVCDGALFKNKDILVVGGGYAALEEALYLTKFVNKVYLVHRRQEFRADDNLLAKAKKNPKIEFILDSVVTKINDPKANKVTSVMIKNVKDNTEQELVVSAVFPYIGSIPITDFVKDLNVLDENGYVITNSRCETKVPGLFAAGDVTNTTLRQIATAVSDGAKAAQFAIEYIDNLK
- the hprK gene encoding HPr(Ser) kinase/phosphatase, whose product is MRKLVVKDIIKNFNYQVLAGENSLEREIKVYGINRAGLELSGFDPEKDNTNRRVILLSHKEYLYISTLDQPTRIQRYEFILNEHIPMIILTDKFNDDLLIKIANEHQCPVVRAPNMPTSRIYQLLLEFFDEYFAPVTEEHASLVNVFGKGVLLKGKSGIGKSEMTLELVKKNHLFVGDDRILLMQKNNKIYGRSHEILKNLIEVRGLGIIDLSKIYGLQVLLEETRIDLIVELIHLDDEEYKSIDRLGSEYQFIKIFDSLVPTITIPVTYGRNVSELVETAVAKLKLEEAGISSTKILQNRLHDNLTK
- the uvrB gene encoding excinuclease ABC subunit UvrB, with the protein product MFKLVSDYKPSGDQPVAIKEITAGVLTNKRHQVLLGATGTGKTFTMANVINQVNKPTLVMAHNKTLAMQLYVELKELFPDNRVEYFVSNFDFYQPEAYVPSKDLYIDKDAKQNMELDMMRLSALNALSTTKDVIVVASVAAIYGAQDPREYRKSFFELKRNQVLSKKELAAYLVGSGYTRNDIELIPGTFSAKGDVIKIVPGWNMKNFIRLDLFGDEIDDISVVDGLTGDVIQKLTNLTIFPAQDYITSPERMKIAIENIEKELQERLAELRSEGKILEATRLEQRTEYDLDALRETGICSGIENYSRHLDLRQPGEPPYTLIDYFGPDFLTIIDESHMTLPQIRAMYNTDRSRKETLVNYGFRLPSALDNRPLNFDEFNQKLKNIVYISATPGDYELELVNNQVTQQIIRPTGLLDPTVEVKPTAGQIDDIIAQIKLRREKNERVFITTLTIRMSEDLTSYLQEQNIKVAYLHSELKTLERSQILLELRKGVYDCIVGVNLIREGIDIPEVSLICILDADKQGFLRNERSLIQTIGRAARNANGHVILYADRISDAMEKAMKETLRRRSIQNDYNIMNEIKPQTIIKPIRDYTSIKIRDNKLHKIKNKNSKEYKTAKEALLNDLRKEMYQASEKLDFEKAAELRDIIIEIEAQ
- a CDS encoding ABC transporter permease, with the protein product MLKKVYWSDYKSKLLSVTNYFISDAQASQKINTHIQGKEFGTYGYGLGLYFISISLWVGAMLQTFIYSKKSYTKNAKWHQYYLAKWVTMIMTSYAQVLLLFIGLLAVGYGNLGSPILYMLMWMVITATVLTTITQALWYCLPDVNSGRFLCIMYTVFNLAAGGGSFPAILQNKFFEGISYIVPFTYTIRGLSNIVYGVASNEGIISNYNDQILSSFGIICLFFAFFLALGLATSYVYRRIDIYGTFKLKEIYLAMNNINETENFAQSRRVINNLDIKYTTLIKEYIDKINRNKKIKLLEDKISNLYKDPAVVRIKKLESNLVTLRDRFEIINQRYNILSQKVEITNSAHDQKKVTKLKRKINKLVEKIKKDRQEIMELKANPNIERIRSLTAKYNTMKTEYDTLASGNTSDWKVKVKGIKLKQELIYTKKKIADLTASTTKTLFDSPNEVKINKLIIEYNIIKEQLNDLQRNNKATEHLTKKYENKLLKIKDQVTALKESSLIINRFIEEKIIKLNKQLETINIEKAKNQKLASLMKDDNYNIKVKKANHKISEIVNEIQVLEEELKSIVEHQKDRIKNKYKYNKYLMNLTRIKSNYVYDDAREGIA
- a CDS encoding prolipoprotein diacylglyceryl transferase; the encoded protein is MNLSTWIARDTYANWFRPYWFLIFCGFVIVILITWWKFHQRKIPTQGLYIGIFILVPLSLFGASIFGKLDPDHPVPFYELLEFWLPGMSIHGGLLFGLFAGWGWFYYESRRTNISIWVYADLIIPHILLAQSLGRWGNFFNHEVMGAPTSRESLMWLPAFIRDNMFKWYVPNPIPDPFYPTKAVGIPGFDLGVDPTDFAHVQYFQPIFLYESFANVILWLIIVVAAPLIFKYSYYQKFKKEEPAFTTLSYKGVWDKWYYDLKIDPMVVKNLGNEVNLKKIYFKNKSRMTKKELVINYFKYKWARLQQIIKADHRELEKVENPHRLIILRCGVQAGLYVAGYNLIRIILETQRTGDDLFLTNMPVLDFIVIGFFILFGILLIIFAQYISVYKWRQGGWLYEKQY
- a CDS encoding ABC transporter permease, which codes for MKNEEYKTKLRNEGKPKFRTILKDELRAFFVEKPFNRVIAIIGCFITFIYGFFYIWAFFDPYSNLQRIPMAIINQDDNVCMIYKNDNDPNGSGPHTTSLLNAQSIDYDYTAYTQEDCRASAQMVGKNGYYTSVTDEAITKLNFYNPNTNRFKYDLKVGQVEGDYVRYRGNPEELDNKYWVQIRIPRGFTQHLTSLLINMNKANFTCFDGFDSSGICNDKNPEHTLDPKLLSGKIIQELKWYKTNKISLWGTFRHNFASGMITDFYQNISSTLAATIAPQLLSTTLFTLFSYYEQNFDGSWTRTVEESDINRFFLEFLDSRLIPPVTYKGVIVQLQTVFPRAEALKRILDLTVSDGLISPTISDEIYRLFTGILPISIPPIINNLFHSNSLSGTKIPPPYVWKINPVTQKITSIDYTTAIMNYNDFVNAMGNFIDNGKTLGGIFDMPFELVGKQYSEYGIGLGQAFILIATYIGIFASTVIYNRRSRTPNTRFYQYYLSKLLIFQVNTFIQITILMLMLLAIGFTTLGSSFWLLYLFVIFMGFILTFIVTGIWFAIPDEVGSRVANLVFLMLNFACGWILFPAFMANDFYNGLSNIMPFTYGMHSMGEIIYGIGAGVGQIHYYQVDIIINCLILLAIATFFIILALTVLHVRFLHARYGTRRIGIIFDAMGQVESTQEYARKRSVLLILKEEQKQQIKAKVKEILNKTHNEKYSYTKLSKRQLRKLERNAIED